One genomic region from Haloarcula taiwanensis encodes:
- a CDS encoding GHMP kinase: MPTVTTAARLHFGFQNLSLAHERLYGGVGLALDKPRLTVEASRAETVRCDDAATEPYVRRVVDALDVPGASVSVDERFPRHVGLGSGTQLSLATLIAVVRAYDRTADARTYAPQLGRGGRSGVGVAAFESGGFVVDGGHPTERFTAEPPAEGDWDVPPVLARHDVPAHWRFVIVVPDTDPGQSGSAEDQSMRQAVERADPGIADEISTLLTRRVLPAIATRDHSDFGQAAARLGRLNGAWYADEQGGVYRPPAGELVDSLSSAPVISGAGQSSWGPTVWGLTTAAHQSEAREAGVLALDEAGVEGTVTVVAPRNTGASLTE, translated from the coding sequence ATGCCGACGGTCACGACCGCCGCGCGACTCCACTTCGGCTTTCAGAACCTCTCGCTCGCCCACGAGCGCCTCTACGGCGGCGTCGGGCTCGCGCTCGACAAGCCGCGGCTGACCGTCGAGGCGTCCCGGGCCGAGACGGTCCGGTGTGACGACGCGGCGACTGAGCCGTACGTTCGGCGCGTCGTCGACGCGCTCGACGTACCCGGCGCGTCCGTCTCCGTCGACGAGCGGTTCCCGCGACACGTCGGCCTCGGGAGCGGCACCCAGCTCTCGCTGGCGACGCTCATCGCCGTCGTCCGGGCGTACGACCGGACTGCCGACGCACGGACCTACGCGCCGCAACTGGGCCGGGGCGGCCGGAGCGGCGTCGGCGTGGCCGCGTTCGAGTCGGGCGGGTTCGTCGTCGACGGCGGCCACCCGACGGAGCGGTTCACTGCCGAACCGCCAGCCGAAGGTGACTGGGACGTGCCGCCGGTGCTGGCCCGTCATGACGTCCCCGCACACTGGCGGTTTGTCATCGTCGTCCCGGACACCGACCCCGGACAGAGCGGGAGCGCAGAAGACCAGAGCATGCGGCAAGCCGTCGAGCGCGCCGACCCCGGTATCGCTGACGAGATCTCGACGTTACTGACCCGCCGGGTCCTCCCCGCGATTGCGACCAGAGACCACAGCGACTTCGGGCAGGCCGCGGCGCGGCTGGGCCGGCTCAACGGCGCGTGGTACGCCGACGAGCAGGGTGGCGTCTACCGCCCACCCGCTGGCGAACTCGTCGACTCGCTGTCGAGCGCCCCGGTAATTTCGGGGGCCGGCCAGAGCTCGTGGGGGCCGACCGTCTGGGGGCTGACGACGGCGGCCCACCAGTCCGAGGCCAGGGAGGCTGGCGTCCTAGCTCTCGACGAGGCCGGCGTCGAGGGCACAGTCACCGTCGTCGCTCCCCGGAACACCGGTGCCTCGCTGACCGAGTAG
- a CDS encoding NADH:flavin oxidoreductase / NADH oxidase produces the protein MTALFSPLELRETTVPNRVMVSPMCQYSCEARDGLATDWHRTHLGSRAVGRAGLVMTEATAVEARGRISPEDLGIWSDEHAAALEPITEFITEQGSVPGIQLAHAGRKASIERPWDGHDPLQPDDGGWEVVGPSDDPWPYEGGEAPPTTALDQGGIEAVIGSFRTAAERALDAGFEVAEVHAAHGYLLHQFLSPVTNHREDDYGGDFEGRTRLVREITTAVREVWPDDKPVFVRISATDWFPDRNSWTVEDSVRLSDRLADIGVDLIDVSGGGIHPESRPDYAGPNYQLRYAERIREETESDIAVGAVGGITTPEQAEAVVANDRADMAIVGREHLRDPYFTMNAAKELDATDEIEGPPQYRRAWGF, from the coding sequence ATGACTGCACTGTTCTCACCGCTGGAACTCCGTGAGACGACAGTCCCGAATCGCGTCATGGTGTCTCCGATGTGCCAGTACTCCTGCGAGGCTCGTGACGGCCTCGCCACCGACTGGCACCGCACGCACCTCGGTTCGCGTGCCGTTGGCCGCGCAGGCCTGGTCATGACCGAGGCGACTGCTGTCGAAGCCCGTGGCCGTATCTCTCCGGAGGATCTGGGTATCTGGAGCGACGAGCACGCGGCAGCGCTGGAACCGATTACGGAGTTCATCACCGAACAGGGAAGCGTGCCGGGCATCCAGTTAGCCCATGCTGGGCGGAAAGCCTCCATCGAACGACCGTGGGATGGCCACGACCCGCTCCAGCCCGACGACGGCGGCTGGGAAGTCGTCGGCCCGAGTGACGACCCCTGGCCATACGAAGGCGGCGAGGCACCGCCGACAACGGCGCTCGATCAGGGCGGCATCGAGGCTGTCATCGGCTCGTTCCGCACCGCCGCTGAGCGCGCGCTCGACGCCGGATTCGAAGTCGCAGAGGTCCACGCCGCCCACGGCTACCTCTTGCATCAGTTCCTTTCACCGGTGACGAACCACCGCGAAGACGACTACGGCGGCGACTTCGAGGGCCGCACGCGGCTGGTCCGCGAAATCACGACCGCCGTCCGCGAGGTCTGGCCCGACGACAAGCCGGTGTTCGTCCGTATCTCTGCGACGGACTGGTTCCCCGACCGCAATTCCTGGACCGTCGAGGATTCCGTGCGACTGTCGGACCGGCTCGCCGACATCGGCGTGGACCTCATCGACGTAAGCGGCGGCGGCATCCACCCCGAGTCCCGCCCCGACTACGCCGGGCCGAACTACCAGCTCCGGTACGCCGAGCGGATCCGAGAGGAAACGGAGTCGGACATCGCCGTCGGCGCTGTCGGCGGCATCACGACGCCCGAACAGGCCGAAGCCGTCGTCGCCAACGACCGGGCAGACATGGCCATCGTCGGCCGCGAACACCTCCGGGACCCGTACTTCACGATGAATGCCGCGAAGGAACTCGACGCGACCGACGAGATAGAGGGACCGCCGCAGTACCGCCGTGCCTGGGGCTTCTGA
- a CDS encoding phosphoribosylamine--glycine ligase, whose protein sequence is MATFLFCSLDAALVGDIAWQVAREGHDVKYYIEADSDREIADGFVPKTDDWRTEVEWADVIIFDDIWVGSDVGTGELARELRAEGHAVVGGTPNTDRLEEDRGYAMAILEEHGVNTIEHHVFEDFDAGIRHVQKDSAPYVIKPLGEVQNVKRLLYVGNEDDGSDVVDVLRAYKKAWGHRMKGFQLQRKVEGVEVAVCGFFNGESFVEPINFNFEHKKLFPGNIGPSTGEMGTSMFWAGRNELFTETLGKLEGWLAGEEYVGSIDINCIVNEDGIYPLEFTPRFGYPTVTLQEESFESGTGQFFLDLANGRDPGLEVHRGYQIAVRVVLPPFPFDDQETYDENSRNAAVVFESDSRDGIHIEDAKRVPVEGAERSAGERSEPEAAVDGQWRVAGESGMPLVVTGKGETMQAAREQAYERIDDILIPNCYYRDDIGERWIDGDGDRLQAWGYLGPAV, encoded by the coding sequence ATGGCAACCTTCCTCTTCTGTTCGCTAGATGCGGCACTCGTCGGCGACATCGCCTGGCAGGTCGCTCGAGAGGGCCACGACGTGAAGTACTACATCGAGGCCGACAGCGACAGGGAAATCGCCGACGGGTTCGTGCCGAAGACCGACGACTGGCGCACCGAAGTCGAGTGGGCCGACGTCATTATATTCGACGACATCTGGGTCGGCAGCGATGTCGGCACCGGCGAACTCGCGCGGGAACTCCGGGCCGAGGGCCACGCCGTCGTCGGAGGCACTCCGAACACGGACCGGCTCGAAGAGGACCGCGGCTACGCGATGGCGATCCTCGAAGAACACGGTGTCAACACTATCGAACATCACGTCTTCGAGGACTTCGACGCCGGCATCCGGCACGTCCAGAAGGACTCCGCACCCTATGTAATCAAGCCGCTGGGCGAGGTCCAGAACGTCAAGCGACTCCTCTACGTCGGAAATGAGGACGACGGCAGCGACGTCGTTGACGTCCTTCGTGCCTACAAAAAAGCGTGGGGGCACCGGATGAAAGGCTTCCAGCTCCAGCGGAAGGTCGAGGGCGTCGAAGTCGCCGTCTGTGGCTTCTTCAACGGCGAGTCGTTCGTCGAACCGATCAACTTCAACTTCGAGCACAAGAAACTGTTCCCGGGCAACATCGGTCCTTCGACCGGCGAGATGGGGACCTCGATGTTCTGGGCGGGGCGCAACGAACTGTTCACCGAGACGCTCGGCAAACTGGAGGGCTGGCTCGCCGGCGAGGAGTACGTCGGCAGCATCGACATCAACTGCATCGTCAACGAGGACGGTATCTATCCGCTGGAATTTACACCGCGGTTCGGGTACCCCACAGTCACGCTGCAGGAGGAGTCGTTTGAGTCGGGGACAGGGCAGTTCTTCCTCGATCTGGCGAACGGGCGCGACCCCGGGCTGGAGGTCCACCGGGGGTATCAGATCGCGGTTCGAGTCGTCCTCCCGCCGTTCCCGTTCGACGACCAAGAGACGTACGACGAGAACTCCCGCAACGCCGCAGTCGTCTTCGAATCCGACAGCCGCGATGGCATCCACATCGAGGACGCGAAGCGTGTACCCGTTGAGGGTGCGGAACGCTCGGCTGGCGAGAGAAGCGAGCCGGAAGCGGCTGTTGACGGGCAGTGGCGTGTGGCTGGTGAAAGCGGGATGCCGCTAGTCGTCACGGGGAAAGGCGAAACGATGCAGGCGGCACGGGAGCAGGCCTACGAGCGAATCGACGATATCCTCATCCCGAACTGTTACTACCGCGACGACATCGGCGAGCGCTGGATCGACGGCGACGGGGACCGCCTGCAGGCGTGGGGCTATCTCGGCCCTGCCGTCTAG
- a CDS encoding DUF368 domain-containing protein: MTTPPDQDPPTVLGSVPPLRAWIRTFLIGLCMGSADGVPGVSGGTIALIAGVYERLIAAITAVTPGRVIRFVRALTPLDGGVDLRGAFAELLELDIWFLLALVAGVGTAVVIVTHIVTVASQETPALLFGFFFGLIAASAVVLLRSLTVESPFQIGAGVLGFLLAFYVSGVSNTAADGGSLALVFIAGMIGVSAMILPGISGSLLLVILGQYDRMSMALADFVDALIALVTGGPAEDVTTTAVPVVTFIVGGLVGLFTIARVVRRALEYNRRATLAFLVALVVGALRAPVVKVRSEVGFSTDVLIAFVAAAAIGAAFLLALDWYAVDLDLDKI; this comes from the coding sequence ATGACCACCCCTCCCGACCAGGACCCGCCGACGGTTCTGGGCTCGGTGCCACCGCTTCGTGCGTGGATTCGAACGTTTCTCATCGGCCTCTGTATGGGCAGCGCGGACGGGGTCCCCGGTGTTTCCGGGGGCACAATCGCGCTCATCGCCGGGGTCTACGAGCGACTCATCGCCGCGATTACCGCCGTTACGCCGGGCCGCGTAATACGGTTCGTTCGCGCTCTCACGCCGCTAGACGGCGGTGTTGATTTGCGCGGTGCGTTTGCCGAACTCCTCGAACTCGACATCTGGTTCCTCCTCGCGCTGGTCGCCGGCGTCGGTACCGCCGTCGTCATCGTAACACACATCGTCACCGTCGCCAGCCAGGAGACGCCGGCGTTGCTTTTCGGCTTCTTCTTCGGCCTCATCGCCGCCTCCGCGGTGGTGTTGCTGCGCAGTCTCACGGTCGAGTCGCCGTTCCAGATAGGGGCCGGCGTCCTCGGGTTTCTGCTTGCGTTCTACGTGTCCGGCGTCTCGAACACCGCCGCCGACGGCGGCAGTCTCGCACTCGTCTTCATCGCCGGCATGATCGGCGTCAGCGCGATGATTCTGCCCGGCATCTCGGGATCGCTGTTGCTCGTCATCCTCGGGCAGTACGACAGGATGTCAATGGCGCTCGCCGACTTCGTAGACGCGCTCATTGCGCTCGTCACCGGCGGGCCAGCCGAAGACGTGACAACGACCGCCGTGCCGGTCGTGACGTTCATCGTCGGCGGGCTGGTCGGCCTGTTCACCATCGCACGCGTCGTCCGTCGGGCACTGGAGTACAACCGTCGGGCAACGCTGGCCTTCCTCGTCGCGCTCGTCGTCGGCGCACTCCGCGCTCCGGTCGTGAAGGTCCGGAGTGAAGTCGGCTTCTCGACGGACGTTCTCATCGCGTTCGTCGCTGCCGCCGCTATCGGCGCGGCCTTCCTGCTCGCGCTCGACTGGTACGCCGTCGACCTCGACCTGGATAAGATCTAA